A stretch of Aedes aegypti strain LVP_AGWG chromosome 2, AaegL5.0 Primary Assembly, whole genome shotgun sequence DNA encodes these proteins:
- the LOC5580035 gene encoding tyrosine-protein phosphatase non-receptor type 21 isoform X2: MLELAVIALNPSTKIDCTLSSESTGQECLENVCQRVSITQPEFFGLRYEVKGSTTGEMRWVDLDRPISRQLEKFSANMKVLYLRVMYYVLSGVSLIHDENTRSYYFLQLKHDVIEGRINCDPKQAVILANYSRQAEYGNHQDRHTVSYLKTLLSFPKEMIEADLLETLTEEVIRQAHELHNVTQGAAESLYISACQQLDGYGQETFAAKDEHGGDVTLGISVSGIIVASDSNKFYPWRDIKNVLNHKKYFNIECSDASENVRFTVADSTTGSYIWRLCAMQHRFFARFEKNQTQASQLNLNLFQNENLNDSRDDLLSESQYQISSSSMSHIMGSANWQSNNELAAHSAASVWNNSGPSMGMVVESQPSPLVASSTNIGSIGNLNNNGLMNSNANVMQSRSSLQTSTLDINLNSSSSVPLEYSNHSSNWAINPAGSNASLINRAQSSSCLDLSNNNVSQDRERLKALLPTYRPAPDYETAIQQKMRNSTNDVRLSNGNLLHLSASQMLAQDHNQIEYNITGSQPDVSYFNQTVQHQPTIHQQPYPDVTHHTTPHMIGPHYSDASDYGLTQRFKMMRLVKPPPPYPANRLSSTSTPDLASHRALLGYRGAHVSGSSPDLVSTRPLMNHAQLMQMSQNNQMFYPSAHQLRHSQNIVPHGTYENLNFVEPTKPGMHPATQGGNLIYLMPSDMERLLIAEGTQYHNGAIGINPKAHLNRSSQHINGSIEPIYENVPLPWKNENESIGEIRNRTSSVQSAPGVSRLSQEPQIAVAQQPAYFVPEKHPPPRHSKPAPETMEHAMVQQDHFTISSNQPPPPQNVQQIIQKPRTPTPQPEVINRSHSTNVLDSSAYSTFGPDSSNTVAHNSTAIIQTNNSTHQNHHSHGSSSQNDSGISSVTTYSSHVTTNNVSMSTTTTSGSSSVKETKRRKIWDILGGRSKKSSDQQKSATLGREKDRKNKAAASGSASGGSANSSLSEGQIKHRWSTGMPRQQPLPANISKEKLCSLLDTKLADPQLYCEFERIPKRAENAKYDCALAEENKARNFDPNFLPYDNNRVRLTPTRDNRMGYVNASHITSTVGNKQRFYIVAESPNDAPTTNTFWQCVWEADVYLLVQLSSELNYIPQTSERCLEYGQYQVWREFSQESDRCTTSKLRVYHTQSRRYRSVWHISYNEWGDQNCPSNVGHFLGFLEELNSVRQASVGEVPPSHNTNPPVLIHCNEGGGRTGVTLVADLLMYTLDHNQDLDIPRLIGQIRQQRDNIIPSLAQYKFIHALLIHYLKQTRLI, translated from the exons ATCCCTCCACCAAAATAGACTGCACGCTCAGTTCGGAAAGCACCGGTCAGGAGTGTTTGGAGAATGTCTGCCAACGGGTATCGATCACTCAGCCGGAGTTCTTTGGCTTGCGGTATGAAGTCAAAGGCAGCACTACCGGCGAGATGCGATGGGTGGACCTCGATCGACCCATCAGCCGACAGCTGGAGAAATTCTCCGCCAACATGAAAGTGCTGTACCTAAGGGTCATGTACTACGTTTTGTCCGGGGTCAGTTTGATCCACGACGAAAATACGCGGAGTTACTACTTTCTTCAACTGAAGCACGACGTGATCGAAGGTAGGATAAACTGTGATCCAAAACAGGCCGTCATTTTGGCGAACTACAGTCGTCAGGCTGAGTACGGTAATCATCAAGACCGCCATACCGTGTCTTATCTCAAAACGCTTTTATCATTTCCGAAGGAGATGATCGAAGCTGATTTGCTGGAGACGTTGACGGAAGAAGTGATACGACAAGCTCACGAATTGCATAACGTGACGCAGGGAGCGGCAGAAAGTTTGTACATTTCTGCCTGTCAGCAACTGGATGGATACGGCCAGGAAACCTTTGCCGCCAAAGACGAACATGGAGGGGATGTCACACTGGGAATCTCAGTATCGGGAATAATTGTGGCCAGCGATTCGAATAAGTTCTATCCTTGGCGAGATATTAAGAATGTACTCAACCATAAAAAGTATTTCAACATAGAATGTTCGGATGCTAGCGAGAATGTTAGATTTACGGTGGCGGACTCGACGACTGGATCGTACATCTGGAGGCTGTGCGCAATGCAGCATCGGTTCTTTGCCAGGTTTGAAAAGAACCAGACGCAAGCGAGTCAGTTAAATTTGAATctgtttcaaaatgaaaatttgaacgaCAGTAGGGACGATTTGCTGAGTGAAAGCCAGTATCAGATATCGTCTTCATCAATGAGTCATATAATGGGTTCAGCGAACTGGCAAAGCAATAACGAGCTTGCTGCTCATTCGGCTGCAAGTGTTTGGAACAATTCTGGACCATCAATGGGAATGGTCGTTGAATCCCAACCTTCGCCACTAGTTGCTTCCAGTACAAATATTGGTAGCATAGGAAACCTCAACAATAATGGCCTTATGAATTCCAATGCCAACGTAATGCAGTCCCGGTCGTCACTGCAAACATCCACACTGGATATTAATCTGAATTCCTCGTCTTCGGTGCCATTGGAATATTCGAATCACAGTTCAAACTGGGCAATAAATCCAGCCGGTTCGAACGCATCACTGATCAATCGTGCACAAAGCTCATCCTGTCTAGATTTAAGCAATAACAATGTTAGTCAAGATCGCGAGCGGCTTAAAGCGTTACTACCGACGTATCGACCGGCTCCGGACTACGAAACTGCCATACAGCAAAAGATGCGAAACAGCACTAACGACGTCCGTTTAAGTAACGGCAATTTGTTGCATTTATCTGCCTCTCAAATGTTGGCTCAGGACCATAATCAAATAGAATACAACATAACCGGAAGTCAACCGGATGTGTCCTATTTCAACCAAACGGTTCAACATCAACCCACAATTCATCAGCAGCCATACCCAGATGTCACTCATCACACAACGCCGCACATGATTGGCCCTCACTATTCGGATGCATCGGATTACGGCCTGACGCAGCGTTTCAAAATGATGAGATTAGTAAAACCACCTCCACCATATCCCGCCAATCGACTTAGTTCTACATCCACGCCGGATCTAGCGTCTCATCGTGCTCTTTTAGGATACCGCGGTGCTCACGTATCCGGATCTAGTCCTGATCTTGTATCAACTCGTCCCCTCATGAATCATGCTCAGCTCATGCAGATGTCCCAAAATAATCAGATGTTCTACCCAAGTGCCCATCAACTGCGACACTCGCAAAACATCGTTCCGCATGGAACCTacgaaaatttaaactttgtgGAACCAACGAAACCTGGAATGCATCCTGCTACCCAGGGTGGTAATCTTATCTACTTAATGCCATCCGATATGGAACGTCTGTTAATAGCAGAAGGCACCCAATACCATAATGGCGCCATCGGTATCAATCCCAAAGCGCACCTCAATCGATCTTCCCAACACATCAACGGATCCATTGAGCCCATCTATGAGAACGTCCCCCTTCCttggaaaaacgaaaacgaATCCATTGGCGAAATTAGGAATCGAACATCCAGCGTACAATCCGCTCCGGGAGTATCGCGTCTCAGTCAGGAACCCCAGATTGCCGTCGCTCAACAACCCGCATACTTCGTTCCTGAGAAGCACCCCCCACCTCGTCATTCGAAACCTGCGCCAGAAACAATGGAACACGCAATGGTCCAGCAGGATCATTTCACGATTTCATCCAATCAACCTCCCCCTCCACAAAACGTACAACAGATCATTCAAAAGCCACGCACTCCCACTCCCCAACCGGAAGTGATAAACCGATCCCACTCCACAAACGTACTCGACTCCTCCGCATACTCCACCTTTGGTCCGGATTCTAGCAATACTGTAGCGCACAATTCCACCGCCATCATCCAAACAAACAATTCGACACATCAAAATCATCACTCCCATGGTAGCAGTAGCCAGAATGATTCCGGAATTAGCTCCGTAACAACATACTCCTCACATGTGACCACGAACAACGTTAGCATGTCGACCACAACCACTTCGGGTAGCAGTTCCGTCAAGGAAACCAAACGGCGAAAGATCTGGGACATCCTCGGAGGCCGTTCGAAAAAGTCATCCGATCAGCAGAAAAGTGCCACCCTCGGACGGGAAAAGGACCGAAAGAACAAGGCAGCGGCGAGTGGTTCGGCTAGCGGCGGCAGTGCCAACAGTTCCCTGAGCGAAGGCCAGATCAAACATCGCTGGTCGACGGGGATGCCGCGGCAGCAACCGCTGCCGGCCAACATCAGCAAGGAGAAGTTG TGCTCCCTGCTGGATACGAAGCTCGCCGATCCTCAGCTCTACTGCGAATTCGAGCGGATACCGAAGCGTGCGGAGAATGCCAAATATGACTGTGCCCTGGCGGAGGAGAACAAGGCCAGAAACTTCGATCCCAACTTCCTGCCGTACGACAACAACCGAGTGCGGTTAACTCCGACCAGGGACAACCGGATGGGATACGTGAATGCTTCGCATATCACT AGTACTGTAGGAAACAAGCAGAGGTTCTACATCGTAGCTGAGAGTCCTAACGATGCGCCCACGACGAATACCTTCTGGCAGTGCGTTTGGGAGGCTGATGTGTACCTGCTGGTGCAGCTATCGAGCGAACTGAACTATATTCCGCAGACTAGTGAACGGTGTTTAGAATACGGACAG taccaagtTTGGCGGGAGTTCTCGCAGGAATCGGATCGGTGTACCACCTCCAAGCTGCGTGTGTATCATACGCAAAGTCGACGCTATAGATCTGTGTGGCACATCTCGTACAACGAATGGGGCGATCAAAATTGTCCCAGCAACGTGGGACATTTCCTAG
- the LOC5580035 gene encoding tyrosine-protein phosphatase non-receptor type 21 isoform X1: MPFKLKLKKSRHYNVMSKSLFVISVDHLDPSTKIDCTLSSESTGQECLENVCQRVSITQPEFFGLRYEVKGSTTGEMRWVDLDRPISRQLEKFSANMKVLYLRVMYYVLSGVSLIHDENTRSYYFLQLKHDVIEGRINCDPKQAVILANYSRQAEYGNHQDRHTVSYLKTLLSFPKEMIEADLLETLTEEVIRQAHELHNVTQGAAESLYISACQQLDGYGQETFAAKDEHGGDVTLGISVSGIIVASDSNKFYPWRDIKNVLNHKKYFNIECSDASENVRFTVADSTTGSYIWRLCAMQHRFFARFEKNQTQASQLNLNLFQNENLNDSRDDLLSESQYQISSSSMSHIMGSANWQSNNELAAHSAASVWNNSGPSMGMVVESQPSPLVASSTNIGSIGNLNNNGLMNSNANVMQSRSSLQTSTLDINLNSSSSVPLEYSNHSSNWAINPAGSNASLINRAQSSSCLDLSNNNVSQDRERLKALLPTYRPAPDYETAIQQKMRNSTNDVRLSNGNLLHLSASQMLAQDHNQIEYNITGSQPDVSYFNQTVQHQPTIHQQPYPDVTHHTTPHMIGPHYSDASDYGLTQRFKMMRLVKPPPPYPANRLSSTSTPDLASHRALLGYRGAHVSGSSPDLVSTRPLMNHAQLMQMSQNNQMFYPSAHQLRHSQNIVPHGTYENLNFVEPTKPGMHPATQGGNLIYLMPSDMERLLIAEGTQYHNGAIGINPKAHLNRSSQHINGSIEPIYENVPLPWKNENESIGEIRNRTSSVQSAPGVSRLSQEPQIAVAQQPAYFVPEKHPPPRHSKPAPETMEHAMVQQDHFTISSNQPPPPQNVQQIIQKPRTPTPQPEVINRSHSTNVLDSSAYSTFGPDSSNTVAHNSTAIIQTNNSTHQNHHSHGSSSQNDSGISSVTTYSSHVTTNNVSMSTTTTSGSSSVKETKRRKIWDILGGRSKKSSDQQKSATLGREKDRKNKAAASGSASGGSANSSLSEGQIKHRWSTGMPRQQPLPANISKEKLCSLLDTKLADPQLYCEFERIPKRAENAKYDCALAEENKARNFDPNFLPYDNNRVRLTPTRDNRMGYVNASHITSTVGNKQRFYIVAESPNDAPTTNTFWQCVWEADVYLLVQLSSELNYIPQTSERCLEYGQYQVWREFSQESDRCTTSKLRVYHTQSRRYRSVWHISYNEWGDQNCPSNVGHFLGFLEELNSVRQASVGEVPPSHNTNPPVLIHCNEGGGRTGVTLVADLLMYTLDHNQDLDIPRLIGQIRQQRDNIIPSLAQYKFIHALLIHYLKQTRLI, encoded by the exons ATCCCTCCACCAAAATAGACTGCACGCTCAGTTCGGAAAGCACCGGTCAGGAGTGTTTGGAGAATGTCTGCCAACGGGTATCGATCACTCAGCCGGAGTTCTTTGGCTTGCGGTATGAAGTCAAAGGCAGCACTACCGGCGAGATGCGATGGGTGGACCTCGATCGACCCATCAGCCGACAGCTGGAGAAATTCTCCGCCAACATGAAAGTGCTGTACCTAAGGGTCATGTACTACGTTTTGTCCGGGGTCAGTTTGATCCACGACGAAAATACGCGGAGTTACTACTTTCTTCAACTGAAGCACGACGTGATCGAAGGTAGGATAAACTGTGATCCAAAACAGGCCGTCATTTTGGCGAACTACAGTCGTCAGGCTGAGTACGGTAATCATCAAGACCGCCATACCGTGTCTTATCTCAAAACGCTTTTATCATTTCCGAAGGAGATGATCGAAGCTGATTTGCTGGAGACGTTGACGGAAGAAGTGATACGACAAGCTCACGAATTGCATAACGTGACGCAGGGAGCGGCAGAAAGTTTGTACATTTCTGCCTGTCAGCAACTGGATGGATACGGCCAGGAAACCTTTGCCGCCAAAGACGAACATGGAGGGGATGTCACACTGGGAATCTCAGTATCGGGAATAATTGTGGCCAGCGATTCGAATAAGTTCTATCCTTGGCGAGATATTAAGAATGTACTCAACCATAAAAAGTATTTCAACATAGAATGTTCGGATGCTAGCGAGAATGTTAGATTTACGGTGGCGGACTCGACGACTGGATCGTACATCTGGAGGCTGTGCGCAATGCAGCATCGGTTCTTTGCCAGGTTTGAAAAGAACCAGACGCAAGCGAGTCAGTTAAATTTGAATctgtttcaaaatgaaaatttgaacgaCAGTAGGGACGATTTGCTGAGTGAAAGCCAGTATCAGATATCGTCTTCATCAATGAGTCATATAATGGGTTCAGCGAACTGGCAAAGCAATAACGAGCTTGCTGCTCATTCGGCTGCAAGTGTTTGGAACAATTCTGGACCATCAATGGGAATGGTCGTTGAATCCCAACCTTCGCCACTAGTTGCTTCCAGTACAAATATTGGTAGCATAGGAAACCTCAACAATAATGGCCTTATGAATTCCAATGCCAACGTAATGCAGTCCCGGTCGTCACTGCAAACATCCACACTGGATATTAATCTGAATTCCTCGTCTTCGGTGCCATTGGAATATTCGAATCACAGTTCAAACTGGGCAATAAATCCAGCCGGTTCGAACGCATCACTGATCAATCGTGCACAAAGCTCATCCTGTCTAGATTTAAGCAATAACAATGTTAGTCAAGATCGCGAGCGGCTTAAAGCGTTACTACCGACGTATCGACCGGCTCCGGACTACGAAACTGCCATACAGCAAAAGATGCGAAACAGCACTAACGACGTCCGTTTAAGTAACGGCAATTTGTTGCATTTATCTGCCTCTCAAATGTTGGCTCAGGACCATAATCAAATAGAATACAACATAACCGGAAGTCAACCGGATGTGTCCTATTTCAACCAAACGGTTCAACATCAACCCACAATTCATCAGCAGCCATACCCAGATGTCACTCATCACACAACGCCGCACATGATTGGCCCTCACTATTCGGATGCATCGGATTACGGCCTGACGCAGCGTTTCAAAATGATGAGATTAGTAAAACCACCTCCACCATATCCCGCCAATCGACTTAGTTCTACATCCACGCCGGATCTAGCGTCTCATCGTGCTCTTTTAGGATACCGCGGTGCTCACGTATCCGGATCTAGTCCTGATCTTGTATCAACTCGTCCCCTCATGAATCATGCTCAGCTCATGCAGATGTCCCAAAATAATCAGATGTTCTACCCAAGTGCCCATCAACTGCGACACTCGCAAAACATCGTTCCGCATGGAACCTacgaaaatttaaactttgtgGAACCAACGAAACCTGGAATGCATCCTGCTACCCAGGGTGGTAATCTTATCTACTTAATGCCATCCGATATGGAACGTCTGTTAATAGCAGAAGGCACCCAATACCATAATGGCGCCATCGGTATCAATCCCAAAGCGCACCTCAATCGATCTTCCCAACACATCAACGGATCCATTGAGCCCATCTATGAGAACGTCCCCCTTCCttggaaaaacgaaaacgaATCCATTGGCGAAATTAGGAATCGAACATCCAGCGTACAATCCGCTCCGGGAGTATCGCGTCTCAGTCAGGAACCCCAGATTGCCGTCGCTCAACAACCCGCATACTTCGTTCCTGAGAAGCACCCCCCACCTCGTCATTCGAAACCTGCGCCAGAAACAATGGAACACGCAATGGTCCAGCAGGATCATTTCACGATTTCATCCAATCAACCTCCCCCTCCACAAAACGTACAACAGATCATTCAAAAGCCACGCACTCCCACTCCCCAACCGGAAGTGATAAACCGATCCCACTCCACAAACGTACTCGACTCCTCCGCATACTCCACCTTTGGTCCGGATTCTAGCAATACTGTAGCGCACAATTCCACCGCCATCATCCAAACAAACAATTCGACACATCAAAATCATCACTCCCATGGTAGCAGTAGCCAGAATGATTCCGGAATTAGCTCCGTAACAACATACTCCTCACATGTGACCACGAACAACGTTAGCATGTCGACCACAACCACTTCGGGTAGCAGTTCCGTCAAGGAAACCAAACGGCGAAAGATCTGGGACATCCTCGGAGGCCGTTCGAAAAAGTCATCCGATCAGCAGAAAAGTGCCACCCTCGGACGGGAAAAGGACCGAAAGAACAAGGCAGCGGCGAGTGGTTCGGCTAGCGGCGGCAGTGCCAACAGTTCCCTGAGCGAAGGCCAGATCAAACATCGCTGGTCGACGGGGATGCCGCGGCAGCAACCGCTGCCGGCCAACATCAGCAAGGAGAAGTTG TGCTCCCTGCTGGATACGAAGCTCGCCGATCCTCAGCTCTACTGCGAATTCGAGCGGATACCGAAGCGTGCGGAGAATGCCAAATATGACTGTGCCCTGGCGGAGGAGAACAAGGCCAGAAACTTCGATCCCAACTTCCTGCCGTACGACAACAACCGAGTGCGGTTAACTCCGACCAGGGACAACCGGATGGGATACGTGAATGCTTCGCATATCACT AGTACTGTAGGAAACAAGCAGAGGTTCTACATCGTAGCTGAGAGTCCTAACGATGCGCCCACGACGAATACCTTCTGGCAGTGCGTTTGGGAGGCTGATGTGTACCTGCTGGTGCAGCTATCGAGCGAACTGAACTATATTCCGCAGACTAGTGAACGGTGTTTAGAATACGGACAG taccaagtTTGGCGGGAGTTCTCGCAGGAATCGGATCGGTGTACCACCTCCAAGCTGCGTGTGTATCATACGCAAAGTCGACGCTATAGATCTGTGTGGCACATCTCGTACAACGAATGGGGCGATCAAAATTGTCCCAGCAACGTGGGACATTTCCTAG